From the genome of Populus trichocarpa isolate Nisqually-1 chromosome 15, P.trichocarpa_v4.1, whole genome shotgun sequence, one region includes:
- the LOC18110465 gene encoding uncharacterized protein LOC18110465: MASPREHIEHIRKTTFSIGGERNPLAPMLDQAVKYLSAELYTKDVHFLMELIQNAEDNEYLEGVDPSLEFVITSRDITATGAPATLLIFNSEKGFSAKNIESICSVGNSTKKGNRKRGYIGEKGIGFKSVFLITPQPIIFSNGYQIRFNEKPCPHCNLGYVVPEWVEENPSLSDIKQIYGSNSTLPTTTIVLPLKPDKVKPVKQQLSSIHPEVLLFLSKIKSLSVREENEDPRLNTVSAIAITKETNFRTRESIDAESYTLHLSAEENGTDEQDRECSYSVWKQKFPVKKKNKVEKRMGVEDWVITLAFPNGERLRRGMSLPGIYAFLPTEMVTNLPFIIQADFILASSRETILLDDNWNQGILDCVPLAFINALVSLVKMREDALVSSLPRLFQFLPIKSSHYPTLNAVRESIKVKLAEEEIVPSESFTEQKFFHKPSEIGRIMPAFWSVLNKARKEGVRFHNLSSHGWYVLSSHFDKSEYDHILDFLGVGHVNNEWYARCIRSSNLLMGVSEYVYLQILLFVAKNWRTKFFTTTMGDIPLIKYVDRDGSVSLCSINESAQKNSERLLCLSHETRYISWLIDWNKEFGFVGNRFFLPKSTQEAIYSFSKKEAILQWLRVEVKVSEINLRGYAEKVTNHLNDNRKNTIAYACFLYQSFLQGYLNAEGVDSLCGKMPVVDSYGHVTKERSGVLVPANGSKWVELIGSNPWREENYVELGEDYLHPACFAGTRTSEEMFMEFLITRVKASDIPNISPPNAGIPTVSGPLTKQNAFLLLDWIRELKRRGIRIPAKFLTCIKEGSWLMIIVNGSSDHRPPSQSFLLTSDGGNSNWGTTLQNGTVLVDIPLIDQGFYGDKIKEYKEELKTIGVMFEYGEACRFIGNHLMSLAASSTLPRSYVISILNFIRFLKQNFLSPDHFVSKMKEGRWLRTSHGCTCPNGSVLYSEEWKTARQISKIPFIDKDDYGEEINCFKAELQLLGVIVDFNGNYQMVVDNLFSSFSSSLTAEALLFILDCMHHSTSSDKLAKALKGVRCVKTNVGYKSPGECFFPDPEWGSLLEVFNSVPLIDHDFYESRITTRKNELKQLGVKVDFEEAVNVFVHSFKRQASFSSISKENVFSFLSCCRKLKENSLKFPSDQKKCIREVNWLRTRLGDYRCPGNCILYGPEWESILAITLLPFIDDSDKFYGKGIREYEKELKKMGVVVEFKAGVEFVAAGLYFPLNPCHITSENVLSLLECIRILLQEKDYSFPDTFLKNVRREWLKTHVGYRTPDNCCLFDSKWGLYLKSNDGPFIDEVFYGSNITSYREELSSIGVTVEVEEACPLLASNLYHHSDFSTIVRIFKFLSKNEWMPESDATRKIWIPDGHENGKWVNPEECVLHNRDGLFGQQFNVLEEYYEPDLLCFFSTVFNVTSNPSFDSLCKLWKVWETSGYQLSHAQCCAFWECVMSQWSSEVETTLADGLMKLPVHSGCGEILLFDKNDVFVADDLLLKELFEKLSPRPVLVWYPQPSLPSLPRSKLLEIYRKIGVRTISESARKEELSLADGVKLKPLNPSVLFIGKEMVRLILGFLADPSLKMQVKKRHEAVQCLLNITALVTAEPITVSYSLSLSSGEIVKVRGSRMIRWDRKSSKFYTQKPDKAGGPKVRIEYATYLAEAIAEGVLWDKEDHISALSELIKLAVLVSFNEEAVQFLMKSKNLQIFEEDEEFLSAAFP; encoded by the exons ATGGCGAGTCCGAGAGAACACATAGAGCACATTAGAAAAACGACATTCTCAATAGGAGGAGAAAGGAACCCTTTGGCTCCTATGCTTGATCAGGCTGTCAAGTATCTCTCTGCCGAGCTCTACACTAAAGATGTCCACTTTCTCATGGAACTCATtcag AATGCAGAAGACAATGAGTACTTGGAAGGTGTAGACCCTTCGCTCGAGTTCGTCATAACATCTCGTGATATAACAGCCACGGGTGCACCAGCCACTTTGCTGATCTTCAATAGCGAGAAGGGTTTTTCTGCTAAAAACATAGAGTCGATTTGCAGTGTCGGGAATTCCACTAAGAAAGGCAACAGGAAACGTGGTTATATTGGGGAGAAAG GAATTGGGTTCAAGAGTGTGTTTCTGATCACTCCGCAGCCTATCATATTCAGCAACGGCTATCAGATACGCTTCAATGAAAAGCCTTGCCCCCACTGCAATCTTGGATACGTTGTTCCTGAATGGGTTGAGGAGAATCCATCTCTTTCTGACATTAAACAAATATACGGTTCCAATTCAACTCTTCCGACAACAACAATAGTCTTGCCCCTGAAACCTGACAAGGTGAAGCCTGTGAAGCAGCAGCTGTCCAGCATTCATCCTGAAgtgcttttatttctttcaaagaTTAAAAGCCTTTCTGTCAGGGAAGAGAACGAGGATCCTAGGCTCAATACAGTGAGTGCAATAGCTATTACAAAAGAAACTAATTTCAGGACTAGGGAGAGCATTGATGCTGAGTCCTACACACTCCATCTGTCTGCGGAGGAAAACGGTACAGATGAGCAAGACAGAGAATGCAGCTATTCTGTGTGGAAACAGAAGTTtccagtgaaaaaaaaaaacaaagtcgaGAAAAGAATGGGAGTGGAAGATTGGGTAATCACTCTGGCTTTTCCTAATGGAGAGCGTCTCCGTCGAGGAATGAGCTTGCCTGGAATCTATGCATTTCTTCCTACGGAGATGGTCACAAATTTGCCCTTCATAATTCAAGCAGATTTTATTCTGGCATCATCTAGGGAAACAATACTTTTGGATGACAATTGGAATCAAGGGATTCTTGATTGCGTGCCGCTTGCTTTTATTAATGCATTAGTCTCCTTAGTCAAAATGAGAGAAGATGCACTGGTGTCTAGTCTGCCTCGATTGTTCCAGTTCTTGCCAATCAAGAGTTCTCACTATCCAACACTTAATGCTGTGAGGGAATCAATCAAAGTAAAGCTGGCTGAAGAAGAAATTGTTCCAAGTGAGTCTTTCACAGAGCAGAAGTTCTTCCACAAACCATCAGAAATTGGTCGAATAATGCCTGCATTCTGGAGTGTGTTGAACAAGGCAAGGAAGGAAGGGGTGAGATTTCATAATCTTTCATCCCATGGCTGGTATGTTCTGAGCTCTCACTTTGATAAATCTGAGTATGATCATATACTTGATTTCTTGGGTGTGGGACATGTGAACAATGAATGGTATGCAAGGTGCATTCGGAGTTCTAATCTCTTAATGGGAGTCTCAGAATATGTTTATCTGCAAATTCTTCTTTTTGTGGCCAAAAATTGGCGTACGAAGTTTTTCACCACCACAATGGGCGACATTCCACTTATAAAATATGTAGATCGTGATGGTAGTGTGTCTTTGTGCAGCATCAACGAATCAGCTCAGAAGAACAGTGAGAGGTTGTTATGTCTATCACATGAAACTCGTTATATATCTTGGTTGATTGATTGGAACAAGGAATTTGGATTTGTTGGAAATAGATTTTTCCTGCCGAAAAGTACACAGGAAGCCATCTATTCATTTTCTAAGAAGGAGGCCATCCTGCAATGGCTTCGAGTTGAGGTGAAAGTTTCTGAGATAAATTTACGTGGCTATGCAGAAAAAGTAACTAATCATCTCAATGATAATAGGAAGAACACCATCGCCTATGCTTGCTTCCTATACCAGTCATTTTTACAGGGTTATCTGAATGCAGAGGGGGTTGATTCTTTGTGTGGTAAAATGCCAGTAGTAGATAGCTATGGTCATGTGACCAAAGAAAGGAGTGGAGTTCTTGTCCCTGCTAACGGAAGCAAATGGGTGGAGTTGATTGGTTCTAATCCTTGGAGGGAAGAAAACTACGTGGAGCTCGGGGAGGACTACTTGCATCCTGCATGTTTCGCTGGCACTAGAACATCGGAAGAAATGTTTATGGAATTCCTTATTACTCGTGTCAAAGCTTCTGATATTCCAAATATATCTCCTCCCAATGCTGGAATACCTACTGTGTCCGGGCCACTCACAAAACAGAATGCATTTCTGCTGTTGGATTGGATTCGTGAGCTAAAACGCAGAGGAATTCGCATTCCAGCAAAGTTTTTAACATGCATAAAGGAAGGTAGCTGGCTTATGATTATAGTTAATGGTTCTTCAGATCACAGGCCACCATCACAGTCATTCCTACTTACTTCAGATGGTGGAAATTCAAACTGGGGAACGACTTTGCAAAATGGAACTGTGCTTGTGGATATCCCATTAATCGACCAGGGTTTTTATGGTGATAAGATTAAGGAGTACAAAGAGGAGCTAAAAACAATTGGAGTCATGTTCGAATATGGGGAAGCATGTAGATTTATTGGAAATCATCTGATGTCTCTTGCAGCTTCATCCACTTTGCCCAGAAGCTATGTGATATCAATACTCAATTTCATCAGATTTTTGAAGCAAAATTTTCTTTCTCCGGATCACTTTGTTAGCAAAATGAAAGAAGGCAGATGGTTAAGAACTTCCCATGGTTGCACGTGTCCAAATGGATCAGTTCTATACAGTGAGGAATGGAAAACTGCAAGGCAAATCAGTAAAATACCCTTCATTGATAAAGATGATTATGGTGAAGAAATTAATTGTTTCAAAGCAGAACTTCAGTTGCTTGGTGTCATAGTTGACTTCAATGGGAATTACCAGATGGTTGTTGAcaacttattttcttcattttcatcttctctGACAGCTGAGGCTCTTCTGTTTATATTAGATTGCATGCATCATTCAACATCTTCAGACAAACTTGCCAAAGCTCTTAAAGGCGTGAGATGTGTGAAGACAAATGTCGGTTACAAATCTCCAGGTGAATGTTTCTTTCCTGATCCTGAATGGGGCTCCCTTCTAGAGGTTTTCAACAGTGTCCCATTGATTGATCATGATTTCTATGAAAGTCGCATCACCACTCGCAAAAATGAGTTGAAGCAGCTGGGAGTAAAGGTAGATTTTGAGGAGGCTGTCAATGTGTTCGTCCACTCTTTCAAACGACAGGCATCGTTTTCTtccatttcaaaagaaaatgttttttcgtTCCTGTCGTGCTGTAGAAAGCTAAAGGAAAATTCTCTTAAATTTCCTTCAGATCAGAAGAAGTGCATCCGCGAAGTGAATTGGTTGAGGACTCGGCTCGGTGATTATAGATGTCCAGGAAACTGCATCCTGTATGGTCCTGAATGGGAGTCAATCCTTGCAATTACTCTCCTTCCGTTCATTGATGATAGTGACAAGTTCTACGGGAAGGGTATTCGTGAATATGAAAAGGAGCTGAAGAAGATGGGAGTTGTTGTTGAATTTAAAGCCGGTGTGGAATTTGTGGCTGCGGGTCTTTATTTTCCTCTGAATCCTTGTCACATAACTTCTGAGAATGTGCTCTCTTTGTTGGAGTGCATCCGAATCTTATTGCAAGAGAAGGATTACTCCTTTCCTGacacttttctaaaaaatgtTCGTCGAGAGTGGTTAAAAACCCATGTTGGCTACAGGACTCCAGACAACTGTTGCTTGTTTGATTCCAAATGGGGTTTGTATTTGAAGAGCAATGACGGACCTTTCATTGATGAAGTCTTTTATGGATCTAACATCACATCATACAGGGAAGAGCTGAGCTCTATAGGAGTTACTGTTGAAGTGGAAGAGGCATGCCCATTGCTAGCCAGTAACTTATATCACCATTCTGATTTTTCCACTATTGTTCGAATATTCaaatttttgagcaaaaatgaGTGGATGCCAGAAAGTGATGCAACCAGAAAGATTTGGATTCCTGATGGACACGAGAACGGTAAGTGGGTTAATCCAGAAGAATGTGTCCTGCACAACAGAGATGGTCTTTTTGGTCAGCAGTTTAATGTTTTGGAGGAATACTATGAGCCGGACTTGCTTTGTTTCTTCTCCACTGTATTTAATGTCACCTCTAATCCTTCTTTTGATTCTCTCTGCAAGCTTTGGAAGGTTTGGGAAACTTCAGGATATCAATTATCACATGCTCAGTGTTGTGCATTCTGGGAGTGTGTTATGAGTCAATGGAGCTCAGAGGTGGAGACAACTCTTGCTGATGGCTTAATGAAATTGCCTGTTCATTCTGGCTGTGGAGAAATTTTGTTGTTTGACAAGAATGATGTTTTTGTAGCTGATGACCTTCTTCTGAAGGAACTTTTTGAAAAGCTTTCTCCTCGCCCAGTACTTGTCTGGTATCCTCAGCCGAGCTTGCCTTCTTTGCCCCGAAGTAAGTTGCTTGAAATATACAGGAAAATCGGAGTTCGCACAATTTCTGAATCAGCGCGGAAGGAAGAACTGTCCTTGGCAGATGGGGTGAAACTCAAACCGTTGAATCCAAGTGTCCTTTTTATAGGAAAAGAGATGGTTCGCCTCATTCTTGGCTTTTTAGCTGATCCTTCTTTAAAAATGCAAGTGAAAAAGAGGCATGAAGCTGTTCAGTGCCTCCTCAACATCACTGCCCTTGTGACTGCGGAGCCAATTACTGTAAGCTATAGTTTATCACTCTCTTCAGGGGAGATTGTGAAAGTAAGAGGAAGTCGAATGATTCGTTGGGATAGAAAGAGTTCGAAGTTCTATACACAGAAGCCAGACAAGGCTGGTGGACCCAAAGTTCGCATTGAATATGCCACTTATTTAGCTGAAGCCATAGCTGAGGGCGTGTTGTGGGATAAAGAAGATCATATAAGCGCACTCTCTGAGCTGATCAAGTTGGCTGTCCTGGTCAGTTTCAATGAAGAAGCAGTTCAGTTCTTAATGAAGTCCAAGAATTTGCAGATTTTTGAGGAGGATGAGGAATTCCTGTCTGCTGCTTTCCCTTAG